A region of Paenimyroides aestuarii DNA encodes the following proteins:
- a CDS encoding low molecular weight protein-tyrosine-phosphatase gives MAKILMVCLGNICRSPLAEGILKSKLNSDRFIVDSAGTGAWHSGELPDKRSIAVAKKYGVDLTTQRARQFTLEDFDNFDYIYVMDQSNYKNVCRLAPTNEAINKVQFILNELYPDQNKEVPDPYYGGDNGFEDVYNMLNEACEKIKIKLENA, from the coding sequence ATGGCCAAAATTTTAATGGTTTGTTTAGGAAATATTTGTAGATCGCCCTTGGCTGAGGGTATTTTAAAATCTAAGCTAAATTCTGATCGGTTTATAGTAGATTCTGCTGGAACAGGCGCTTGGCATTCGGGTGAATTACCCGACAAACGCTCAATTGCTGTTGCAAAAAAGTATGGTGTGGATTTAACTACCCAACGTGCAAGACAATTTACTTTAGAGGATTTTGACAACTTTGATTATATCTATGTGATGGATCAAAGCAACTATAAAAATGTGTGCCGCTTGGCTCCTACAAACGAAGCAATTAACAAAGTGCAGTTTATTTTAAATGAATTGTATCCCGACCAAAACAAAGAAGTTCCCGATCCATATTACGGGGGCGACAATGGTTTTGAGGATGTTTATAATATGCTGAACGAAGCTTGCGAAAAAATAAAGATAAAATTAGAAAACGCTTAA